One genomic window of Candidatus Nitrospira inopinata includes the following:
- a CDS encoding VPLPA-CTERM sorting domain-containing protein → MIIPHKFAALALASALAFAGFSGPTHAAVIDLTHVDFEFDGSPWTLGWKFAVHEPVFAHSLGVYDSGQDGLADSAQVGLWLATGGEPLATAIIPAGTDAALDGFFRFVPVSPVVLTPGIEYVLGSSSPGELATSFFGGNGVVDPRVTVIEARYSSEWTGFAFPELIDSTSAGGALLGANLQITPVPLPAGLWLFGGGLTGLTAWARRKHLMEKTPSH, encoded by the coding sequence ATGATCATCCCGCACAAATTTGCCGCCCTCGCTCTTGCCAGCGCCCTTGCTTTCGCCGGCTTCTCTGGCCCAACTCATGCCGCTGTCATCGACCTGACCCACGTTGATTTCGAATTTGATGGCTCACCCTGGACGCTCGGCTGGAAATTTGCTGTTCATGAACCGGTCTTCGCTCACTCTCTTGGCGTGTATGACTCCGGGCAGGACGGTCTCGCCGACTCCGCCCAGGTGGGCCTGTGGCTGGCGACCGGCGGAGAACCACTGGCCACTGCGATCATCCCGGCTGGAACAGATGCGGCGCTCGATGGCTTTTTCCGCTTTGTCCCGGTGAGTCCGGTCGTCTTGACACCAGGCATTGAATATGTCCTCGGCTCCTCTTCGCCGGGCGAACTGGCGACTTCCTTTTTCGGCGGCAACGGCGTGGTTGACCCTCGGGTGACAGTGATCGAGGCTCGGTATTCTTCTGAGTGGACCGGCTTTGCTTTTCCGGAACTGATCGATTCCACTTCAGCCGGCGGCGCGCTGCTGGGGGCTAATCTCCAGATCACACCGGTGCCGCTCCCAGCCGGGTTGTGGCTCTTTGGCGGTGGCCTAACTGGATTGACTGCCTGGGCTCGACGAAAACATTTAATGGAGAAAACTCCATCACACTAA
- a CDS encoding cytochrome-c peroxidase, with product MVGRLVVIALGGLIVLVSPPHGYALNGDGTIPRVPNPPPPADVVHLPGDLRSIPVPGPSEHDLAEYVKDKQMALVLGKALFWDMQVGSDGKTACATCHFRAGADPRSKNQLSPGLKRVPKPDLTFQLGGPNYQLTELDFPLTRLAIPGQRGALDPLTDRNDVVSSQGVPFLAPGSDPLGFQVGRFKTRRVEPRNTPTVINAVFNHRQFWDGRAENIFNGVNHLGDRDPEARVLASIGGDLVPVQVRLVNSSLASQALGPILNELEMAEPGRTVQDLARDLRKGKFSRRIGKRVHTTRPLQYQLVAPSDSVLGPWSRYPKPGLRINSYDDLIQAAFQDKYWRSGKRIVVADDGTITIVDRPSRKPNDEYTLLEYNFGLFFGLAIQLYESTLVSDDSPWDRFRRLHPNPSDPALNPWTNKNPEFISRLALFGAHLFNDRTRGPHNLRCTNCHEGPELTDASVRRIMMAPNGPVRNRDGNIIDKGFNNIGVRPTEEDLGVGASDEYGPLSHSKRLFPNNPPAFFDGAAVTKGFGVEGAFKIPSLRNVALTAPYFHNGDTPSLREAVMVYSRGGNVFPIRQTDGTLIEPLGVANMTPDEVDAVIAWLESLTDERVRIAAAPFDHPQLFVPNGHVGDHQRVVPSLFGFAMDNMIEIPMTGAEGGPPLPGFLEGIFGPQSNKWPRFRSLECLPTLMMQGKCS from the coding sequence ATGGTAGGCAGACTGGTCGTCATTGCATTGGGGGGGCTGATCGTTTTGGTCTCTCCTCCTCATGGTTATGCTCTGAACGGTGATGGCACGATTCCCCGCGTGCCCAATCCTCCACCACCGGCCGATGTGGTTCACTTGCCCGGTGATCTCCGCTCAATCCCGGTGCCAGGTCCCAGCGAGCACGATCTCGCCGAATATGTCAAGGACAAGCAGATGGCGCTCGTGCTGGGCAAGGCGCTGTTTTGGGACATGCAGGTTGGGAGCGATGGGAAGACGGCTTGCGCCACTTGCCACTTTCGCGCCGGCGCCGACCCTCGGTCCAAGAACCAACTGTCACCAGGTCTCAAACGGGTTCCGAAACCAGACTTAACATTCCAACTCGGTGGTCCAAACTATCAACTCACGGAACTTGACTTCCCCTTAACGAGACTGGCCATTCCCGGTCAGCGTGGGGCGCTTGATCCCCTCACCGACCGAAACGATGTCGTGAGTTCCCAAGGAGTCCCCTTCCTGGCACCGGGATCTGATCCGTTAGGTTTCCAAGTCGGCCGATTCAAGACTCGCCGGGTCGAGCCACGCAACACACCGACCGTCATCAATGCCGTGTTCAACCATCGGCAATTTTGGGATGGCCGGGCCGAAAACATTTTTAACGGCGTCAATCACCTGGGCGACCGAGATCCGGAGGCGCGGGTCTTGGCTTCGATCGGCGGTGATCTCGTGCCGGTTCAAGTGCGATTGGTCAATTCCAGCCTGGCCTCCCAGGCGTTGGGGCCCATTCTCAATGAGCTCGAAATGGCCGAGCCGGGCCGCACTGTTCAGGACCTTGCCCGTGACCTACGGAAAGGCAAATTTTCTCGCCGAATCGGCAAGCGGGTGCATACGACGCGCCCGTTGCAATACCAGCTTGTGGCTCCCTCCGACAGTGTGCTCGGCCCTTGGAGCCGCTACCCCAAGCCGGGCCTGCGGATCAACTCCTATGACGATCTGATCCAAGCCGCGTTTCAAGACAAGTATTGGCGCAGTGGGAAACGGATCGTGGTGGCGGACGATGGAACGATCACGATCGTCGATCGCCCAAGCCGAAAACCAAATGATGAATATACCCTGCTCGAATACAACTTTGGCCTGTTCTTCGGCCTCGCCATTCAACTCTATGAATCGACGCTGGTCTCGGATGACTCGCCGTGGGATCGATTCCGGCGACTGCACCCCAATCCATCCGACCCGGCTCTCAATCCGTGGACCAACAAGAACCCTGAATTCATCTCACGTCTGGCCCTCTTCGGCGCCCATCTGTTCAATGACCGAACCCGCGGCCCGCACAACCTGCGCTGCACCAACTGCCACGAGGGACCGGAATTGACCGACGCCTCCGTGCGCCGGATCATGATGGCTCCGAATGGCCCCGTTCGCAACCGAGACGGGAACATCATAGACAAAGGCTTCAATAACATCGGGGTGCGCCCGACCGAAGAGGATCTGGGCGTTGGCGCAAGCGACGAGTACGGCCCCCTCTCCCACAGCAAGCGATTGTTTCCCAACAACCCGCCGGCCTTCTTCGACGGAGCGGCAGTCACCAAAGGCTTCGGCGTGGAGGGAGCCTTTAAGATCCCCTCGCTCCGGAACGTAGCGCTTACGGCTCCATATTTTCACAACGGCGACACCCCTTCGCTGCGAGAAGCCGTGATGGTCTATAGCCGAGGGGGTAACGTGTTTCCGATTCGGCAAACCGATGGAACCTTGATCGAGCCCCTTGGCGTCGCCAACATGACACCGGATGAGGTGGATGCCGTAATAGCCTGGCTTGAATCCCTGACGGACGAACGGGTGCGCATCGCGGCCGCGCCATTTGACCATCCGCAACTGTTCGTGCCGAACGGCCATGTTGGCGACCACCAACGGGTGGTCCCCAGCCTGTTTGGATTTGCCATGGACAACATGATTGAAATCCCCATGACCGGCGCGGAAGGAGGGCCGCCCTTGCCCGGATTTCTCGAAGGAATTTTCGGCCCTCAGTCGAACAAATGGCCGCGATTCCGCTCGCTGGAGTGTTTGCCGACCCTGATGATGCAGGGAAAATGCTCATGA
- a CDS encoding cytochrome-c peroxidase codes for MFSQVVIQVPHPDDPPPPPSLKTIPIPEPANLGEFVRDREAAIRLGKALFWDMQVGSDGVTACGSCHFTSGMSDNRSRNSLSPGLKRITRTGQPNPDTTFYNNLGPVGEVTSTDYPFFPRSNDVLSSQGVRRSVFVGVGLGPADITRAEPDPNGFRVGSVNTRCVEPRNTPTVINAVFNHRQFWDGRADNVFNGVNSLGDRDPNARVYRADDPNRPIPVQVRLEDSSLASQAVSPPVDPCEMSAVGRTMRDIGKKFARWAPPGQPVFNLRPLALQQVHPQDSVLGPLSRWPQKGLAVPDYATLIRQAFHRQWWDSPKILRVAPDGTTTVVDPPASGGLHANEFSLMQYNFALFFGLAIQLYEATLVADDTPFDRFMEGDSTALSPQAQFGLNLFKSQLRGQCITCHEGAELTGASVRQVRASPIRIREGQAMDRGFNAIGVLPTLQDLGLGARDELGNWLSMAKRLIPPPPEPIVVDGAFKVPGLRNVELTAPYFHNGGHRTLRDVVDFYSRGGDSHTGMVTLDGTEIVTLEVFTFTEDEMQALEAFLRSLTDERVRYKRAPFDHPQIFIPNGVGQPVGFMPGDRFVEIPAVGRYGGAPTRPFLEPANGAS; via the coding sequence GTGTTCTCTCAAGTTGTGATTCAAGTTCCCCACCCGGATGATCCGCCGCCCCCTCCATCGCTCAAAACCATCCCGATCCCGGAACCGGCGAATCTGGGGGAGTTCGTGCGCGATCGGGAAGCGGCGATTCGGCTGGGCAAGGCGCTGTTCTGGGACATGCAGGTCGGCAGTGATGGCGTGACCGCCTGTGGGAGTTGCCACTTTACATCCGGCATGTCAGATAACAGAAGCCGGAACTCCCTGTCTCCTGGTCTCAAACGCATCACGCGGACTGGCCAGCCCAATCCGGATACCACGTTTTATAACAACCTGGGACCAGTCGGTGAAGTGACGTCCACGGACTATCCCTTTTTCCCCCGCAGCAATGACGTCCTGTCGTCTCAGGGTGTTCGTCGCTCCGTGTTCGTCGGTGTGGGGCTGGGACCGGCCGACATCACCAGAGCGGAGCCAGACCCGAACGGCTTCCGAGTCGGGTCGGTCAACACACGCTGTGTTGAGCCCCGCAATACTCCAACCGTCATCAATGCCGTGTTCAATCACCGACAATTTTGGGATGGTCGGGCGGATAACGTATTCAATGGGGTCAATAGCCTGGGAGATCGAGATCCGAACGCCCGTGTCTATCGGGCCGATGACCCAAACAGACCGATCCCCGTTCAAGTCCGACTCGAAGACTCAAGCCTCGCTTCGCAAGCCGTAAGTCCGCCGGTCGATCCCTGTGAAATGTCCGCCGTGGGCCGGACCATGCGGGACATCGGAAAAAAGTTTGCTCGCTGGGCTCCGCCAGGCCAGCCGGTCTTTAATCTCCGGCCGCTGGCCCTCCAACAGGTCCATCCGCAAGACAGTGTGCTCGGTCCCTTGAGCCGCTGGCCGCAGAAAGGGCTTGCCGTGCCCGATTACGCCACCTTGATCCGCCAAGCCTTTCACCGGCAGTGGTGGGACTCACCGAAAATTTTGCGTGTCGCGCCCGATGGGACTACCACAGTCGTCGATCCGCCGGCCAGCGGAGGTCTCCATGCCAATGAGTTTTCGCTGATGCAATACAATTTTGCTCTCTTCTTCGGACTGGCCATCCAACTTTACGAAGCCACCCTCGTAGCGGACGACACGCCGTTTGACCGATTCATGGAGGGCGACTCCACGGCGTTAAGCCCCCAAGCCCAGTTTGGGCTTAACCTCTTCAAGAGCCAATTGCGGGGACAGTGCATCACCTGCCATGAAGGGGCGGAATTGACCGGCGCGTCGGTGCGCCAAGTGAGGGCCAGCCCCATTCGGATTCGCGAAGGCCAAGCCATGGACCGTGGGTTCAATGCAATTGGCGTCCTCCCCACACTCCAAGATTTAGGGTTGGGCGCGCGGGATGAATTGGGCAACTGGTTATCCATGGCCAAACGGCTGATCCCACCTCCGCCAGAACCGATCGTCGTTGACGGGGCGTTCAAAGTCCCGGGGCTGCGCAACGTCGAGCTGACCGCTCCCTATTTCCACAACGGTGGACACCGGACCCTTCGCGATGTCGTCGATTTCTATAGTCGAGGTGGCGACTCCCACACCGGCATGGTCACGCTCGATGGAACGGAAATCGTCACCCTCGAAGTCTTCACGTTCACCGAGGATGAAATGCAAGCCCTGGAAGCCTTTCTCCGCTCCCTCACCGATGAACGGGTCCGGTACAAACGGGCGCCGTTTGACCATCCGCAAATCTTCATTCCCAACGGGGTCGGCCAACCGGTCGGCTTCATGCCCGGCGATCGGTTCGTGGAGATTCCGGCAGTCGGTCGCTATGGTGGAGCGCCGACCCGTCCATTTCTCGAACCGGCAAACGGGGCGAGTTAA